A window of Argopecten irradians isolate NY chromosome 1, Ai_NY, whole genome shotgun sequence contains these coding sequences:
- the LOC138324351 gene encoding radial spoke head protein 3 homolog B-like: protein MATLLPQQKPQAQGTYTFASQPRAVQQRKKYRDAGDIGGDIGGGNQGPPQYGNIMYDKRIVRGNTYAQHTLPAHAQPDPIEIQRQQENRRRAIARKRAKEQLRPRSPEPVEGRKHIDVQTELYLEELSDRVEEADVEVQTDAFLDRPPSPMFVPAKTGLDIATQILDGDLFDFDVEVKPILEVLVGKTVEQALLEVMEEEELANLRSQQRAFEELRNAELVEQQRLEEQERRHREEKERRMKQQREILKKEHETSEKIAARAFAQSYLADLVPTVFGTLSDNGYFYDPVERDIEQGFMPWLMDQVKEQLHKAQLGRMVLDGILREVVSKRFDQYTKLDEQIRQMLGDTLEPEVGGDSSNNATEEVPPPAAATTTEAEKPAEQTEEPAEQKTEESGGGEQQTEGGEGEEEEGGEPKE, encoded by the exons ATGGCAACATTACTTCCACAACAAAAACCCCAAGCACAGGGGACTTACACTTTTGCCAGTCAACCTAGAGCAGTGCaacaaaggaaaaaatataGAGATGCGGGAGACATAGGTGGTGATATAGGAGGAGG GAACCAAGGTCCCCCACAATATGGAAACATTATGTACGATAAAAGAATTGTCCGTGGAAATACATATGCACAACACACACTGCCTGCG CATGCACAACCAGATCCAATTGAAATCCAAAGACAACAAGAAAATAGACGCCGTGCAATAGCTAGAAAGAGGGCAAAAGAACAACTACGGCCACGATCTCCCGAACCTGTAGAGGGGCGTAAACACATTGATGTTCAAACAGAACTATACCTGGAGGAGCTCAGTGACAGAGTGGAAGAAGCTGACGTAGAAGTACAAACAGATGCCTTCCTTGATCGACCGCCATCACCTATGTTCGTCCCAGCAAAGACAGGATTGGACATAGCCACACAGATTCTGGATGGAGAT tTGTTTGACTTTGATGTGGAGGTGAAGCCCATCCTAGAGGTATTAGTAGGTAAAACTGTAGAACAAGCCTTACTAGAAGTGATGGAGGAAGAAGAGTTAGCCAACCTCCGCTCACAACAGCGTGCATTCGAGGAACTGAGAAACGCAGAGCTGGTGGAGCAACAGAGATTGGAAGAGCAGGAACGAAGACACAGGGAGGAAAAG GAAAGACGTATGAAGCAACAAAGAGAGATTTTGAAAAAGGAACACGAAACGTCAGAAAAAATTGCTGCCAGAGCATTTGCTCAAAGCTACCTCGCCGATCTGGTGCCTACAGTATTTGGAACGTTATCCGACAATGGTTACTTCTATGATCCTGTTGAGAGAG ATATTGAACAAGGATTTATGCCATGGTTGATGGACCAAGTCAAGGAACAATTACACAAGGCCCAACTTGGCAGAATGGTGCTAGACGGAATCCTGAGGGAGGTGGTCAGCAAACGTTTCGATCAGTACACAAAGTTAGACGAACAGATACGGCAAATGTTGGGAGACACGTTAGAACCAGAGGTTGGCGGTGATAGCTCAAACAATGCCACAGAAGAAGTGCCTCCCCCTGCCGCAGCCACCACAACAGAA GCTGAAAAACCTGCAGAACAAACTGAAGAACCCGCAGAACAAAAGACAGAAGAAagtgggggaggggaacagcAGACAGAAGGCGGAGAAGGAGAGGAAGAAGAAGGAGGCGAGCCTAAAGAATAG
- the LOC138324362 gene encoding diamine oxidase [copper-containing]-like, which translates to MENPPSTTTNGGLDTMKDFYTFKLEKEPPAKKTVSLKTIVFLQLFILGVFVIGLVIGLLVGIYAYKGQEKPCHVQQVLHQPQAQHQTTRSTSSQATTTSSPPHSHDHDHQSPGYFTHAPLDFIDDGIDVNNFEELQDFLDGTTTTEKPNRPEEQCKVCKKREHKLPASDKKPVFAPLTPEEMNLTHGILRENNIISLEMNKTDNLKTDFLHAMQLAPPNKKKALEYLDSNGTFPGRYASVSVNKGAADPPYYMEYIVGPLDGARDNITITPMLDQDEVPYSRRPYDIFEIEFLMVFIFREIGGMRKLLQESFDAADAMDDLNVIPVGPYESEEGKRISRFSVSMRGHGNRDMDFLSALPLSGKINHESLNTSDWYIYDYYYMNQGPFPNSSFLYSAYVYNMITKIRFPENAKDRIQQMAFPQRDEHAVPRPNSNFPGPKTYETSGPRYTISGHDISWLGWSLSASSTTLRGPSIFNVKFQKERILYENSLNDIGLVYSADDPGKDNVVYNDAEYGIGNAKHPIIGIDCPEHSTLLNISTWLTRTGTVSEVPGICVFEKDSQEPLWRHNGIGFQVGIRNKYLVVRFPTRIGNYDYIFDFEFHLDGRMKTKAVATGFLFGSFHDPYTLNFGGMDGRTPFGYKIGSFITGPIHDHTFGFKVDLDIIGPKNNFELIHWKAGDVSEAVNSYRQVNVTPPYFHLNQTRYIEWETLKTEDKLNINLVNQTFWTVVNNQVRNAWNVSRGYRIMPMATGTQNLDDSYPLMGSVAFTKHQCHITKRKDEEPYLKPIYKYSNKKNSMNVKRYLQDMVDGESIDNEDLVTWLSLGFLHIPTSEDVPITSRVETGFVLKPFNFFENTMTYDIPQYTKVADKVFDTEPKEEDCYVES; encoded by the coding sequence ATGGAAAATCCTCCGAGTACAACGACCAATGGAGGTCTAGATACCATGAAAGACTTCTACACATTCAAGCTGGAAAAGGAACCACCGGCTAAGAAAACGGTTTCATTAAAGACTATAGTTTTCCTCCAGCTATTCATCCTAGGAGTGTTTGTAATCGGGCTTGTAATTGGTCTACTTGTAGGGATCTACGCGTACAAAGGCCAGGAAAAACCGTGTCACGTGCAGCAGGTGTTGCACCAACCTCAGGCTCAGCACCAAACTACACGCTCTACATCATCGCAAGCAACCACGACTTCATCGCCTCCACACAGTCATGATCACGATCATCAATCACCTGGCTACTTTACGCATGCGCCTTTAGATTTCATCGACGATGGTATCGATGTGAATAATTTCGAGGAGCTGCAAGACTTTCTAGATGGTACAACTACAACCGAGAAACCGAATAGACCAGAAGAACAATGCAAGGTGTGCAAAAAGCGGGAACATAAACTTCCAGCGAGTGATAAGAAACCGGTGTTTGCTCCGCTTACGCCAGAGGAAATGAATTTAACACATGGCATTCTAAgagaaaataatatcataaGTTTAGAAATGAATAAGACAGACAACCTTAAAACAGATTTCCTCCATGCCATGCAACTAGCCCCTCCCAACAAGAAAAAGGCGTTGGAATATTTGGATTCTAACGGAACGTTTCCTGGTCGCTATGCCAGCGTTTCCGTTAACAAAGGAGCGGCCGATCCGCCCTACTATATGGAGTACATCGTTGGTCCACTTGACGGAGCTCGAGATAACATTACCATAACTCCAATGCTGGATCAAGATGAAGTTCCCTACAGTCGTCGACCATATGACATATTCGAGATAGAATTCCTGATGGTATTCATATTCCGGGAAATTGGGGGAATGCGCAAACTGCTTCAGGAGAGTTTTGATGCTGCTGATGCCATGGATGACTTGAATGTGATTCCTGTCGGTCCGTATGAGTCGGAGGAAGGAAAGAGGATCAGTAGGTTCTCTGTGTCCATGAGGGGACACGGTAACAGGGACATGGACTTCCTGTCGGCTTTACCATTGTCTGGTAAGATAAATCACGAGAGCCTGAACACCTCGGACTGGTACATATATGACTACTATTATATGAATCAGGGTCCCTTTCCGAATAGCTCATTCCTATACAGTGCCTATGTCTACAATATGATCACTAAAATCAGATTTCCCGAAAACGCTAAAGATCGAATTCAACAAATGGCTTTTCCACAGCGTGACGAACATGCTGTACCGAGACCAAATTCCAATTTCCCGGGACCGAAGACATACGAAACCAGCGGTCCTCGTTATACTATTTCCGGTCACGACATTTCCTGGCTGGGTTGGAGTCTATCGGCCTCTTCCACAACACTTAGAGGACCTTCTATATTCAATGTCAAATTCCAAAAAGAACGGATTTTGTACGAGAACTCTCTTAACGACATTGGTCTTGTTTACTCAGCAGACGACCCTGGGAAAGACAACGTTGTTTACAATGATGCAGAATACGGAATTGGAAATGCGAAACATCCGATAATCGGAATAGATTGTCCGGAGCATTCCACTTTGCTCAACATATCCACATGGCTCACTCGAACCGGTACGGTATCCGAGGTCCCTGGGATTTGTGTGTTTGAAAAAGACAGCCAAGAACCTCTATGGCGTCACAACGGCATTGGTTTCCAGGTTGGGATCCGAAATAAATATCTTGTCGTAAGGTTTCCAACTAGAATTGGCAACTATGACTACATTTTTGACTTCGAGTTCCATCTGGATGGGCGTATGAAAACTAAGGCAGTTGCGACCGGGTTCCTATTCGGTTCCTTCCATGATCCGTACACATTGAACTTCGGCGGGATGGATGGCAGGACACCATTTGGATACAAAATCGGCAGCTTTATTACAGGGCCTATACATGACCATACATTTGGTTTTAAAGTTGACCTTGACATTATAGGACCTAAAAATAACTTTGAATTGATACATTGGAAGGCCGGGGATGTATCTGAAGCAGTGAATTCTTACCGTCAAGTCAACGTCACTCCGCCATACTTTCACCTCAATCAGACTCGCTATATCGAGTGGGAGACATTGAAAACAGAAGATAAACTTAACATCAATTTGGTGAACCAGACATTTTGGACAGTAGTGAACAATCAGGTAAGGAATGCGTGGAATGTAAGTAGGGGTTACAGGATCATGCCCATGGCAACGGGTACACAAAACCTTGACGACAGCTACCCGTTGATGGGAAGTGTAGCATTTACGAAGCATCAATGTCATATAACAAAACGAAAGGATGAAGAACCCTATCTTAAACCCATCTATAAATACAGCAACAAGAAAAACAGCATGAACGTTAAAAGATACCTCCAAGACATGGTTGATGGCGAGTCGATTGACAATGAAGATTTGGTCACGTGGCTATCCTTAGGATTTTTACATATTCCCACGTCCGAAGACGTTCCCATCACGTCACGTGTTGAGACCGGCTTTGTTTTAAAACCATTTAATTTCTTTGAGAATACAATGACTTATGATATTCCACAGTACACAAAAGTTGCCGATAAAGTTTTTGACACGGAACCTAAAGAAGAGGATTGTTATGTCGAATCTTGA